One Rossellomorea aquimaris DNA window includes the following coding sequences:
- a CDS encoding chemotaxis protein CheW, whose protein sequence is MEDLKLIVFQLVDKEYAIPVDQVRSIEKLEHITRVPRTPSYVKGVINLRGVVTPIIDLRSRFDLSSSEPTESTRVIIVGLDDKEVGLIVDAANDVLDVEREMIEPSPEVVGVVEAEYIGGVVKQNKRLLILLHLDKILQSI, encoded by the coding sequence ATGGAAGACCTAAAGCTTATCGTATTTCAATTGGTGGATAAGGAATATGCCATTCCTGTCGATCAGGTCCGATCAATTGAGAAGCTGGAGCATATTACGAGAGTGCCTAGAACACCTTCCTATGTTAAAGGTGTAATAAATTTACGTGGTGTCGTAACCCCCATCATCGATTTAAGAAGTCGATTCGATTTATCCTCATCTGAGCCAACCGAGAGCACCCGAGTAATTATCGTAGGTTTAGATGATAAAGAGGTAGGATTGATCGTTGATGCGGCAAATGATGTGTTGGATGTAGAGAGAGAAATGATTGAACCTTCACCGGAAGTTGTCGGGGTAGTAGAAGCAGAGTACATTGGCGGAGTAGTAAAGCAAAATAAACGATTATTGATTCTACTTCATTTAGACAAAATACTGCAATCCATCTAA
- a CDS encoding chemotaxis protein CheC — MGYEKKISSMHLDILREIGNIGAGHAATALSTLLDKKIDMKVPSVQVVTFDEMMDMAGGPDNVVVSVFLRIEGDAPGSMFFLLPLEQASTYIRTMIQDRSFSFSEPPYSELGLSAMQELGNILSGSYLSSLSDFTSLKLLPSVPALSVDMAGAIIGFGLLEISQVSDYAIVIDTALKEEEFEDSESVKGHFFLLPDPDSFEIIFQSLGVKL; from the coding sequence ATGGGTTATGAGAAGAAAATTTCTTCAATGCACTTAGATATTTTGAGAGAAATCGGAAATATTGGAGCTGGGCATGCAGCAACTGCCCTCTCTACCCTTCTCGATAAGAAAATTGACATGAAGGTACCCAGTGTCCAGGTTGTTACATTCGATGAAATGATGGACATGGCAGGAGGACCGGATAATGTGGTCGTAAGTGTGTTCTTAAGAATTGAAGGGGATGCACCGGGAAGTATGTTTTTTTTATTGCCTCTTGAACAAGCTTCTACCTATATTCGAACAATGATACAGGATCGTTCGTTTTCCTTTAGTGAACCACCGTATTCAGAATTAGGTTTATCAGCCATGCAAGAGTTAGGGAATATTCTCTCAGGTTCTTATTTGTCTTCCTTATCCGACTTTACGAGTCTTAAACTGTTACCTTCTGTTCCCGCTTTATCTGTAGATATGGCTGGAGCCATTATCGGTTTCGGTTTACTGGAAATTTCTCAGGTAAGTGATTATGCGATTGTCATAGATACAGCCTTAAAAGAAGAAGAATTTGAGGACTCGGAAAGTGTGAAAGGTCACTTCTTCCTCTTACCGGATCCCGATTCATTTGAAATCATCTTCCAATCCCTCGGTGTGAAGCTATGA